The following proteins come from a genomic window of Platichthys flesus chromosome 1, fPlaFle2.1, whole genome shotgun sequence:
- the copb1 gene encoding coatomer subunit beta, with amino-acid sequence MTAAENVCYTLINVASESEPPSEVSLKADLEKGEIKAKTEALKKVIIMILNGEKLPGLLMTIIRFVLPLQDHTIKKLLLVFWEIVPKTTPDGKLLQEMILVCDAYRKDLQHPNEFIRGSTLRFLCKLKESELLEPLMPAIRACLEHRHSYVRRNAVLAIYTIYRNFEHLIPDAPELIHDFLVNEKDASCKRNAFMMLIHADQDRALDYLSTCIDQVHTFGDILQLVIVELIYKVCHANPSERARFIRCIYNLLQSSSPAVKYEAAGTLVTLSSAPTAVKAAAQCYIDLIIKESDNNVKLIVLDRLIELKEHPTHERVLQDLVMDILRVLSTPDLEVRKKTLQLALDLVSSRNVEELVIVLKKEVIKTNNVTEHEDTDKYRQLLVRTLHSCSVRFPDMAANVIPVLMEFLSDTNEAAAADVLEFVREAIQRFENLRPLIIEKMLEVFHAIRTVKIYRGALWILGEYCSTKEDIQSVMTEIRRSLGEIPIVENEIKRETGEMKTEDEVSAAPAQKLVTEMGTYVTQSALSSSRPSKKEEDRPPLRGFLMDGDFYVAASLATTLTKVALRYVIIVQDKKKHNSFVAEAMLIMVTVLHLGKSSLPKKPITDDDVDRISLCLKVLSECSPLMNDIFNKECRKSLSHMLTVRLEEEKLSQKKESEKRNVTVQADDPISFMQLTAKNEMTSKEDQFQLSLLAAMGNTQRKEAADPLASKLNKVTQLTGFSDPVYAEAYVHVNQYDIVLDVLVVNQTSDTLQNCTLELATLGDLKLVEKPSPLTLAPHDFANIKANVKVASTENGIIFGNIVYDVSGAASDRNCVVLSDIHIDIMDYIQPASCTDAEFRQMWAEFEWENKVTVNTNITDLNEYLQHILRSTNMKCLTPEKALSGFCGFMAANLYARSIFGEDALANVSIEKPIHLGPDAPVNGHIRIRAKSQGMALSLGDKINLSQKKTNV; translated from the exons ATGACGGCTGCAGAGAACGTTTGTTACACTCTCATCAATGTCGCATCCGAGTCTGAGCCGCCTTCGGAGGTCAGCCTCAAAGCGGATCTTG AAAAGGGGGAGATCAAGGCAAAGACTGAAGCCTTGAAGAAGGTCATCATCATGATCTTGAATGGTGAGAAGTTGCCAGGGCTTCTGATGACAATCATCCGCTTCGTGCTGCCACTTCAGGACCACACCAttaagaagctgctgctggttttctGGGAGATTGTCCCCAAAACAACTCCAGACGGCAAGCTGCTTCAGGAGATGATCCTGGTCTGTGACGCCTACAGAAAG gACTTGCAGCATCCCAATGAGTTTATTCGCGGCTCCACTCTGCGCTTCCTTTGCAAGCTGAAGGAGTCTGAACTGCTTGAGCCTCTGATGCCGGCGATCCGGGCCTGTCTGGAGCACCGTCACAGCTATGTGCGCCGCAATGCTGTCCTGGCCATTTACACCATTTACAG gAACTTTGAACATCTCATCCCTGATGCCCCAGAGCTGATCCATGATTTTCTTGTTAATGAGAAAGATGCCAGCTGCAAAAGAAATGCTTTCATGATGCTGATTCATGCAGATCAG GACAGAGCTCTGGATTACCTCAGCACATGTATTGACCAAGTGCACACTTTTGGTGACATTCTCCAGCTGGTCATTGTGGAGCTGATTTACAAA GTTTGCCATGCCAACCCCTCTGAGCGTGCCCGGTTCATCCGCTGCATCTACAACCTGTTGCAGTCTTCCAGCCCGGCTGTGAAGTATGAGGCTGCTGGCACTCTTGTAACCCTCTCCAGTGCTCCCACAGCCGTTAAG GCCGCTGCCCAGTGCTATATTGATCTGATTATCAAGGAGAGCGACAACAATGTGAAGCTGATTGTTCTCGACCGCCTGATTGAACTGAAGGAGCATCCCACTCACGAGCGTGTACTCCAG GACCTGGTGATGGACATCCTGCGTGTCCTCAGCACTCCTGACCTGGAAGTTAGAAAGAAGACCTTGCAGCTGGCACTGGACCTGGTTTCTTCACGCAATGTAGAAGAG TTGGTGATTGTTTTGAAGAAAGAAGTGATCAAGACAAACAACGTGACGGAACATGAAGACACTGATAAGTACAGGCAGCTGTTGGTGCGCACTCTTCACTCTTGCAGTGTGCGTTTCCCTGATATGGCGGCCAATGTGATACCTGTG CTGATGGAATTTTTAAGCGACACCAatgaggcagctgctgctgatgtacTGGAGTTTGTACGGGAGGCAATTCAGAGATTTGAAAACTTGAGACCCCTCATCATCGAGAAGATGCTGGAAGTCTTTCATGCCATCAGAACTGTCAA AATTTACAGGGGAGCGCTGTGGATCTTGGGAGAATACTGCAGCACCAAAGAAGACATCCAGAGTGTTATGACAGAAATACGCAGGTCCTTAGGAGAG ATCCCAATTGTAGAGaatgagataaagagagagacaggagagatgaAGACAGAAGATGAAGTGAGTGCAGCTCCAGCCCAGAAGCTGGTGACAGAGATGGGCACCTATGTGACACAGAGtgccctcagctcctccaggccttcgaagaaagaggaagacag ACCGCCACTCAGAGGCTTCCTGATGGACGGAGACTTCTATGTGGCAGCTTCCCTGGCCACCACACTAACCAAAGTGGCCTTGCGCTATGTTATTATTGTccaagacaaaaagaaacacaat TCATTCGTTGCGGAGGCCATGCTGATCATGGTCACTGTGCTGCACCTGGGAAAGTCTTCTCTGCCCAAGAAACCAATAACCGACGATGATGTGGACCGCATCTCACTTTGCCTGAAGGTCCTTTCAGAGTGCTCACCACTTATGAATGACATTTTCAACAAGGAGTGCCGCAAATCCCTGTCACACATGCTGACTGTCAGACTGGAGGAAGAGAAGCTGTCACAGAAG AAGGAATCTGAGAAACGTAATGTCACGGTGCAGGCAGACGACCCCATCTCCTTCATGCAGCTCACCGCCAAAAACGAGATGACTTCTAAGGAGGACCAGTTCCAGCTGAGTCTGCTGGCTGCTATGGGAAACACTCAGAGGAAGGAGGCTGCTGATCCCCTGGCTTCAAAGCTTAACAAG GTGACTCAGTTGACGGGCTTCTCAGACCCAGTGTATGCTGAAGCCTATGTGCACGTCAACCAGTATGACATTGTGTTGGACGTGCTGGTTGTCAACCAAACCAGCGACACTCTCCAGAATTGCACCCTTGAGTTGGCCACTTTAG GTGATCTCAAGTTGGTTGAGAAACCCTCACCTCTAACTCTGGCTCCCCATGATTTTGCGAACATCAAGGCCAATGTCAAAGTGGCCTCAACTGAGAACGGAATTATATTTGGCAACATTG TCTATGACGTGTCGGGAGCTGCTAGCGACAGAAACTGCGTCGTCCTCAGTGACATCCACATTGACATCATGGACTACATCCAGCCTGCCTCCTGCACTGATGCAGAGTTCAGACAGATGTGGGCAGAGTTTGAATGGGAAAACAAG GTGACAGTGAACACCAATATCACTGATCTGAACGAATACCTGCAGCATATCCTCAGATCCACCAACATGAAGTGTCTGACGCCTGAGAAG GCGCTGTCTGGCTTCTGTGGCTTCATGGCTGCCAACCTTTATGCTCGTTCTATCTTTGGAGAAGATGCTCTGGCTAATGTCAGCATCGAGAAGCCAATCCACCTGGGGCCTGATGCACCTGTCAACGGACACATACGCATTAGAGCCAAAAGCCAG GGGATGGCCTTGAGCCTGGGAGACAAGATCAACCTCTCCCAAAAAAAGACCAACGTTTGA